ACGATGGAGAGCCATCACAGACGGCAGGAAAGCCAATGCTTGATGTATTGACGGGGAGAAATATTCAAGGAATTTGTGTTGTTGTGACGAGATATTTTGGAGGAGTACTGCTTGGAACGGGAGGGCTGGTTCGTGCCTATCAGGCTGCGGTTTTGGCTGGGTTAGAGAAGGCAACGATATGTACAGTATATGATGGCATTTTGGCCAAGTGGACGATAGAATATGACTCCTATGGGAAGTTTAACTATTTGATTGAGACTTTTCAAGTTGTGCGTCCAAGTATTAATTATGGAGAAAAGATTGATATTTTAACGGTAATGGAAACATCGACATTTATTTCTTTTGCAAAGAAAATTTTGGAAGAGAGTGCAGGAAAGATTGAGCCTCGTGAAAAAGAGAGTATTTATTTTATTGTTGTAAATAATGAGATTAAGATGATAAAAAAATAACAAAAACTGTTGACATTCCCATTGAGGCGTGTTAGAATATAAGCGTTAAAAAAATAACGCTACGAGAGGAAGGAAAGCACAATGAGTAAGGATATCATCGATAGTGTGGAAAAATTGCAAGAGAGGTTAAAGAAGATGCGCGCTGCGCAGAAAGAATTTGCAACATTTTCACAAGAAAAGGTAGACGCAATTTTTTATGCGGCTGCAATGGCTGCCGATAAGGCAAGAATCCCATTGGCAAAGTTGGCTGTTGAAGAGACAGGAATGGGTGTCATGGAGGATAAGGTTATTAAAAACCATTTCGCTTCAGAGTATATCTACAACGCATACAAAGACACAAAGACAGTAGGTGTTGTCGAAGAGGACAAGGCAGCAGGTTTGAAGAAGATTGCTGAGCCAATCGGTATTGTCGCAGCGGTTATCCCTACGACGAACCCAACATCTACAGCAATCTTTAAGACATTGGTTTGCTTAAAGACAAGAAATGCAATTATTATCAGCCCACACCCAAGAGCAAAGGCTTGTACAATTGCAGCAGCAAAGGTTGTTTTAGATGCAGCAGTTAAGGCTGGAGCACCAGAGGGAATTATTTCTTGGATCGATGTGCCAAGCCTTGAGTTGACCAATGAGGTTATGCGCGATGCAGATATTATCTTGGCTACAGGTGGTCCTGGAATGGTTCATGCAGCATATTCATCAGGAAAGCCAGCTCTTGGTGTTGGTGCAGGTAATACCCCAGTAATTATTGATGATACAGCAGATGTTGTATTGGCCGTAAACTCCATTATTCATTCAAAGACATTTGATAACGGTATGATTTGTGCTTCTGAGCAGTCAGTGACTGTACTTGACAAGGTATATGATCAGGCAAAGAAGGAATTTCTTGCAAGAGGATGTTACTTCTTAAAGAAGGACGAGCTTGATAAGGTGAGAAAGACGATCTTAATCAATGGTGCCCTCAATGCAAAGATTGTAGGTCAGAGTGCACACACCATTGCAAAACTTGCTGGAGTCAATGTTCCAGAAGCAACAAAAATCTTAATTGGTGAGGTGACTTCTGTAGATATCAGTGAGGAGTTTGCACACGAGAAGCTTTCCCCTGTACTGGCAATGTATAGAGCAAAGGATTTTGATGAGGCTCTTCAAAAGGCAGCAAAGTTAGTAGCAGATGGTGGTTATGGTCATACATCTTCTCTCTATGTTTCTACAACAGAGACAGAAAAGATGCATAAGCATGCTGAGGCAATGAAGACTTGTCGTATCTTAATCAATACGCCAGCATCACAAGGTGGTATTGGTGATCTTTATAACTTTAAGCTCACTCCATCACTTACACTTGGCTGTGGTTCATGGGGCGGAAACTCCGTATCTGAGAATGTGGGTGTAAAGCATCTTTTAAACATCAAGACAGTAGCAGAGAGGAGAGAGAATATGCTTTGGTTTAGAGTTCCAGAGAAGGTATACTTTAAGAAGGGTTGCATGGAGACTGCTCTTGATGAGCTTGGCACAGTAATGCACAAGAAGAAAGCATTTATTGTTACAGATTCCTTCCTCTACAAGAATGGCAATACAAAGCCAATCACAGATAAGTTAGACAAGATGGGCATTGTATATACTTGCTTCTATGAGATTGCACCAGACCCAACATTGCAGAGTGCAAGAAAAGGTGTTGAGGCCATGAGAGCATTTGAGCCAGATGTCATCATCGCTCTTGGTGGTGGTTCTGCAATGGATGCAGGAAAGATTATGTGGGTAATGTATGAGCATCCAGAGGCAAACTTTGAAGATATGGCTATGGACTTTATGGATATTCGCAAGAGAATCTATACATTCCCAACAATGGGTCAGAAGGCTTACTTTGTTGCTATCCCAACATCTTCAGGAACTGGTTCAGAGGTTACACCATTTGCCATCATTACAGATGCAGAGACAGGTGTAAAGTGGCCAATTACAGATTATCAATTGATGCCAAATATGGCAATTGTTGATGCTGACAACATGATGACTCAGCCAAAGGGATTGACTGCTGCATCAGGTATTGATGTACTCACTCATGCTTTGGAGGCCTATGTATCGATGATGGCATCAAGCTATACCGATGGTATTGCACTCAAGGCAATGAAGCTTGTGTTTGAGTATTTGCCATCTGCATATGAAAACGGTGCGAATGATCCAATTGCAAGAGAGAGAATGTCTGAGGCATCTTGCCTTGCAGGTATGGCCTTTGCCAATGCATTCCTTGGTGTGAACCACTCTATGGCTCATAAATTAGGTGCTTTCCACCACATTCCACATGGACTTGCCAATGCAGTAATCTTGACAAGAGTTATGCGCTACAATGCAGATCCAGTGCCAACAAAGATGGGAACATTCCCACAGTATACATATCCACATACAAAGGAGCGCTATGTTGAGTGTGCGAAGTATTGTGGTGTGACAGGAAAGAATGATGACGAAATCTTTGAGAATTTCTTGAAGAAGATCGAGGAATTAAAGGATATTATTGGTGTAAAGAAGACAATTAAGGAGTACAATGTAGATGAGAAGTACTTCTTAGATACATTGGATGATATGTGCGAGCAGGCATTTAACGATCAGTGTACTGCTGCCAACCCAAGATATCCACTTGTTCGTGAGATCAAGGAACTGTACTTAGATGCATATTACGGAAGATAATAGAAAGTAGGAAGAAAACTATGGACTTTGAAGAGATCATTGTAAGTAGAAAGAATAAGACGGTTTATCGAAATGGCAACACCGTAGTTAAGGTATTTGAAAAAGGTCACAATAAAGGAAATATCTTTGCTGAGGCAGTCAACACAGCCCGCATGGAAGAGTGCGGAGTTCCAGCTGCAAAGGTAATTTCTGTAGGCGAGCTTGGCGACAGACATGCCATCACTTTGGAGAGGATTGAGGGACAGACGCTTGAGGAGTTGATGCAGGCACATCCAGAGAAGATGGATGAGTATTTGAATACTTTTGTAGATTTGCAATTGTCTATTCATCAGAAGAATTGCCTACTTTTGACCGATTTGAAGGCAAAGTACAGAAGAATGATTGAGGGCATGACTGACATTGGAGACAACACCAAGTATGAGATTTTGACAAGACTTGATGGTATGAAGAGCCATAACAAGATTTGTCATGGAGATTTCAACCCAAGCAATGTGATTATCACAAAGGACAACAAGGCGTATGTGGTTGACTGGTCACACACGACAAAGGGAAATGCTTCTGCAGATGCAGCGATGACTTATTTGATCTTTGCACTTAAGGATCAGGCCTTGGCTGATAAGTATCTTGGTTTGTTCTCTGAAAAGAGTGGAATTGAGAAGAAGAATGTACAGATTTGGTTATCCATCGTAGCTGCTGCACAATTGTCAAAGGGCGTAGAGGAAGAGGCAGAGTTTTTGAAGAAGTGGATGGATGTATTTGATTTCCAGTAATACAGTATTAAGCGATAAATAAATTTTAGGGCACAGCCGAGCAATTCGGTTGTGCCTTTTTGTGAAGAAAAGGTTGAATTTAGGATATTTCGGTGCTATACTGCTATACTGTTAAGTCGCACACTAGAATATATCATAGGAAGTAGAGTTAATTATGTTGACAAAGAGAGAAGATATTAGAAATATTGCCATTATTGCCCATGTTGATCACGGCAAGACAACCCTTGTCGATCAGTTGTTGCGCCAAAGTGGTGTATTTCGAGAGAATCAAGAAGTTGTAGAGCGAGTGATGGATTCCAATGACATTGAAAGAGAAAGAGGAATCACCATTCTTTCAAAAAATACAGCAGTAAGTTATGGTGGGGTAAAGATCAATATTATTGATACCCCAGGACATGCGGATTTTGGTGGAGAAGTAGAGCGTGTTTTAAAGATGGTCAATGGTGTTGTTTTGGTTGTAGATGCCTATGAGGGAGCAATGCCACAGACAAAGTTTGTATTGAGAAAGGCCTTAGAGCTTGATCTTGATGTTGTTTGCTGTATCAATAAATGTGATCGCCCAGAGGCAAGACCAGATGAAGTTGTGGATGAGATTTTGGAGCTCTTGATGGATTTAGATGCCAATGAGCGTCAGCTCGATTGTCCATTTATTTTTGCCAGTGCAAGATCGGGCTGGGGAAGATATGATTTGGCGGATACCAATGAGGATATGATCCCATTGTTTGAAACGATTATTCGCCATATCCCAGCACCACAGGGAGATCCAGATGCAGCACCACAGGTGTTAATTTCGACCATTGACTTTAATGAGTATGTGGGAAGAATTGGTGTTGGAAAGGTGGATAATGGTGTTATTCGAGTAAATCAAGACCTCGCATTGGTGAACCACCACGAGCCAGATAAGTTAAAGAGAGTAAAAATTGGTCGACTGTATGAATATGAAGGCTTAAATCGCATTGAGGTGCAGGAAGCTGGCATCGGTGCCATAGTGGCAATTTCTGGTATTCCTGATATTCATATTGGAGATACTTTGACTTCACCAGAAAACCCAGAGTCTATTCCATTTCAAAAGATTTCTGAGCCAACGATTTCGATGAACTTTATGGTCAATGATTCTCCTCTTGCTGGTCAGGAAGGAAAGTTTATTACTTCAAGACATTTAAGAGATAGACTTTTTAAGGAATTAAATACGGATGTATCTCTTCGTGTGGAGGAGACAGAGTCTGCGGATTGCTTTAAGGTATCTGGTCGAGGAGAGCTACATCTTTCTGTGTTAATTGAGAATATGCGCAGAGAGGGATTTGAGTTTGCAGTAAGTAAGGCTGAGGTTATCTATCACTATGATGAGAATGGCAAGAAGCTTGAGCCAATGGAAAATGCCTATATTGATGTTCCTGATGAGTTTTCAGGTGCAGTTATTCAAAAGTTGACAGGAAGAAAGGGCGAGTTAAGAGGGATGAGCCCAATGCACAATGGGCATACAAGATTGGAATTTAATATTCCTTCCAGAGGTTTGATTGGATATCGTGGCGAATTTATGACGGATACGAAGGGAAATGGCATTCTCAATACAGAATTTGATGATTACGGTCCATATAAAGGAGATATGTTCTATAGAAAGACAGGTTCCTTGATTGCCTTTGAAAGTGGAGAGTCCATTACTTATGGTCTTTTCAATGCACAGGAGAGGGGAACACTCTTTATTGGTGCAGGTGAGAAGGTGTATGCGGGTATGGTTATTGGTAAGAATGGAAAGGCTGAAGATGTAGAGATCAATGTATGTAAGACGAAGAAGTTGACCAATACAAGATCTTCAAGTGCAGATGAGGCTCTTCGCTTGACCACACCAAAGATTATGAGTCTTGAAGAATCTCTTGAGTTTATTGATACAGATGAGCTTTTAGAGGTGACACCAACCAGTCTTCGCATTCGCAAGAAGATTCTTGATCCGACACTTCGAAAGAGAGCAGCCATTAAGAGTAAGACAATCTAAATAAAAGGAAACAAAAGATGAGTACAAGAAATGAAAAATCATTTTTGCACTCATCTTTTTTGTTACATTCTCTCTATGAGGAGAGAGAATGTAGGTGTTCATAAAAGTTTGGATAGGAAATCTTTACGCAATCTTTGTCAATGATTGGCAAATCCTGGCCAATGGCTCTTGAGAGTATGCTAAAAGTCATGGCAATGCGGTGATCTTTATGAGAATCAATTTGTGCAGAGTGAAGAGGATGTTTTCCATGAATAATCATACCGTCTTCCGTTTCCTCAATTTGGGCACCCATTTTAGAAAGTTCTTCAACCATCACTTTGATGCGATTGGATTCCTTTACCTTCAGTTCTTCAGCATCCTTAATTATAGTTTCACCTTCAGCAAAACAAGCTAAAGCTGCAAGGGCTGGAATTTCATCAATCATTGCAGGAATGATATCACCACCAAAAGTTGCTCCATGTAAATTTTGAGATTTTATGTGAAGGTCAGCAATTGCTTCTGTGTCTTCATTTTTTATGGATAGAATCTCAATCTTTCCGCCCATCATTTCAATGGCACGAAGGAGCCCATCTCTTGTTGGATTGATGCCGACATTGTGAAGAATAATGTCAGAATTTGGAATCATTAGTGCCGCAACAATAAAGTAAGCTGCTGAGGAAATATCTCCAGGGACCTCAATATTGCTTGCGAATAGTTCATCTGTGTGGTGGACACTTGCTGTGGTGTCGTGGCAAGAAACATCGGCTCCAAATGCTTTGAGCATAATTTCTGTGTGGTTTCTTGAAACAGAGGGCTCGATAACAGAGGTTTCTCCCTCAGCGTAGAGACCAGCGAGAAGAATGGCCGATTTTACCTGTGCACTGGCTACGGGTGAGTGATAAGTAATACCATGCAATGGGCGACCTGTAATTTGAAGTGGTGCACAGCCATTGTCACGGAGACTGGCAATGCTTGCCCCCATTTGAGTAAGTGGAAGTATAATGCGCTTCATTGGACGCTTTTGAATGGATTCATCTCCAGTGAGGGTAGAAGTAAAGTTTTGACCTGCCAAGATTCCGCTGATGAGTCTTGTCGTTGTTCCACTATTTCCACAATCAAGAATGGACTTTGGCTTTTTTAATCCTCGCATACCTTGACCTGTGACGGTGACCATACTTTCTTCTTGGTAGATTTCAATGCCCATTTGTCGAAAACAATGGATGGTGGAAAGACAATCTGCACCTGGCAAAAAGCCTTTGATATGGGATGTTCCCTTGGCAAGAGAAGCAAACATAACACTGCGATGGGAGATCGACTTATCTCCTGGAATCGTCAACTCTCCATGTAAAGGATTGGTATTATACATAATTAACCTCTTTCAATGATATTGTAGTGATAAGATTTTAGTAGTTTTGCCGCCATATGGCAGTCTTCCACGCCATAGAAGGCAATGCGAAGTGCACCCTCGCCAAGTTCACGATTGTGATTAATGCCAATGTTTTTAATGCTGATGGAATTAGCAGCAAGGATGGCAGAAATAATAGAAATGGATCCTGGTCGGTCAGCCACTTGAACAGAAAAACTGTACTGAGCACTGATGAGTCCTCGGACATTATCGCTGATAGAGTTTCGATAGCTGCGGGATTCTTCAAAGAGCTGATAGACTGTGGATGGGATATTATTTTTAATACCATCTCGGATTTTTTTTAGGGAGTCCAAATAAATGTCAAGGACTTTGAGAATGGCCTCGCGATTGGTCTCACAAATTTGTTCCCACATAATCGGAGAGGAAGAAGCAATTCGTGTGATATCTTTGAATCCCCCCGCAGCAAGTTGTTTCATTACTCCATTGGAATTATCCGTTTCCTTGACTAGATTGACCAGTGCAGCAGCAACTAAGTGGGGAAGATGGCTGATTGTTGCGACGGTTTTGTCATGTTCAGCACAATCCATAACAAAGGGAATGGCCCCCATCAGTTTGGTGAGTGCAGTGAGGGTATCTAAGTCTTTTTCCCTTGTCTTTTTTGTTGGCGTCAGAATATAGTAGGCATTTTCAAGAAGGAGTTCGTCGGAATTTTCATAGCCTGTCTTTTCTGAACCAGCCATAGGATGTCCACCAATAAAGTTTTTTTCTAGTCCAAGGAGCTTGACACTCTCATGGATGGATGATTTTGTACTGCCGACATCTGTGATTATGCATTTGGAATGGATAATCGGTTTTAATTTTTCGAGGTACTGAGCATTATATTCCACAGGAGTACATAAAAAGATAAGATCACAGTGGGAGAACGATGTATCAATGTCATCGAGAATGACATCGACAATGCCATCCTCCTTGGCCATTTCTAATTTAATATGACTTCTCATATAGGCATAGATGGTACAGTCGGGCAATTTATTTTTTAGTGCTTTGGCAATGGAGCCTCCAATTAGACCAAAGCCGATGAAGCCAAAAGTATATTTCTTCACAGTTGTAAGCTCCTTTTTTATTTTATCAGACCATTATAACATAGAATCTGCGAAATGTGAAATATGGAGCAGCTTGACAATTTCCACGACAAAATGTAATTTGAGCACAATAATCGTCAAAAAAATTGTATAAAATAAATAAATATATTGAAAAAAAGGGGAAAATTTAGTAAAATATAGTCATCACTTTTAGAGGAGGATTTACTATGAATGTTTATGGAACGCAGCAATTGAGAAACGTTGTGATTTTGGGACATGGTGGTGCTGGAAAGTCAACCGTTGCTGAGGCAATGGCATATGTAACCGGAGCAATTTCCAAGATGGGCAAAATTTCCGATGGAAATACTATCAGTGATTATGATAAAGAAGAAATAAAGAGAGGATTTTCAATTGCAACTTCAATTATTCCTGTCGAATATGAGGGCGAAAGTGGAATGGTCAAGGTCAACTTACTTGACACGCCAGGATATTTTGACTTTGTGGGTGAAGTGGAAGAAGCGGTGAGTGCAGCCGATGCAGCCGTTATTGTCATTAATTGTAAGGCTGGAATTGAAGTGGGAACAGAGCGAGCTTGGGAGATTTGTGAAAAATATAAATTGCCAAGAATTTTATTTGTCACCAATATGGATGATGATAAGGCCAGTTATCGAGAGCTATTGATTAAGCTCAACACCAAGTTTGGAAGAAAAATTGCACCATTTCATTTGCCAATTCGTGAAAACGGCAAATTTGTCGGATTTGTCAATGTCGTAAAGATGGAGGGAAGAAGATTTACCAACCTCTCTGACTATGAAAGTTGTGATATTCCTGACTATGTAGAAAATCATTTAAAAATCGCTAGGGAGTCTTTGATGGAAGCTGTGGCCGAGACAAGCGAAGACTATATGGAGAGATATTTGTCAGGGGATAACTTTAGTGATGAGGAGATTTCTACTGCCCTTAGAGAGAATGTTTCTGATTGCTCAATTTTTCCAGTTATGATGGGATCGGGCGTGAATTGTCAAGGATTTAAGGCATTACTTATGGCCATTGACAAGTATTTCCCATCGCCAGACCACGATGTTTGTGATGGTGTGGATGTCAACACAGGAGAGAGAATTGAG
This region of Lachnospiraceae bacterium oral taxon 096 genomic DNA includes:
- the typA gene encoding translational GTPase TypA; translated protein: MLTKREDIRNIAIIAHVDHGKTTLVDQLLRQSGVFRENQEVVERVMDSNDIERERGITILSKNTAVSYGGVKINIIDTPGHADFGGEVERVLKMVNGVVLVVDAYEGAMPQTKFVLRKALELDLDVVCCINKCDRPEARPDEVVDEILELLMDLDANERQLDCPFIFASARSGWGRYDLADTNEDMIPLFETIIRHIPAPQGDPDAAPQVLISTIDFNEYVGRIGVGKVDNGVIRVNQDLALVNHHEPDKLKRVKIGRLYEYEGLNRIEVQEAGIGAIVAISGIPDIHIGDTLTSPENPESIPFQKISEPTISMNFMVNDSPLAGQEGKFITSRHLRDRLFKELNTDVSLRVEETESADCFKVSGRGELHLSVLIENMRREGFEFAVSKAEVIYHYDENGKKLEPMENAYIDVPDEFSGAVIQKLTGRKGELRGMSPMHNGHTRLEFNIPSRGLIGYRGEFMTDTKGNGILNTEFDDYGPYKGDMFYRKTGSLIAFESGESITYGLFNAQERGTLFIGAGEKVYAGMVIGKNGKAEDVEINVCKTKKLTNTRSSSADEALRLTTPKIMSLEESLEFIDTDELLEVTPTSLRIRKKILDPTLRKRAAIKSKTI
- the adhE gene encoding bifunctional acetaldehyde-CoA/alcohol dehydrogenase, translating into MSKDIIDSVEKLQERLKKMRAAQKEFATFSQEKVDAIFYAAAMAADKARIPLAKLAVEETGMGVMEDKVIKNHFASEYIYNAYKDTKTVGVVEEDKAAGLKKIAEPIGIVAAVIPTTNPTSTAIFKTLVCLKTRNAIIISPHPRAKACTIAAAKVVLDAAVKAGAPEGIISWIDVPSLELTNEVMRDADIILATGGPGMVHAAYSSGKPALGVGAGNTPVIIDDTADVVLAVNSIIHSKTFDNGMICASEQSVTVLDKVYDQAKKEFLARGCYFLKKDELDKVRKTILINGALNAKIVGQSAHTIAKLAGVNVPEATKILIGEVTSVDISEEFAHEKLSPVLAMYRAKDFDEALQKAAKLVADGGYGHTSSLYVSTTETEKMHKHAEAMKTCRILINTPASQGGIGDLYNFKLTPSLTLGCGSWGGNSVSENVGVKHLLNIKTVAERRENMLWFRVPEKVYFKKGCMETALDELGTVMHKKKAFIVTDSFLYKNGNTKPITDKLDKMGIVYTCFYEIAPDPTLQSARKGVEAMRAFEPDVIIALGGGSAMDAGKIMWVMYEHPEANFEDMAMDFMDIRKRIYTFPTMGQKAYFVAIPTSSGTGSEVTPFAIITDAETGVKWPITDYQLMPNMAIVDADNMMTQPKGLTAASGIDVLTHALEAYVSMMASSYTDGIALKAMKLVFEYLPSAYENGANDPIARERMSEASCLAGMAFANAFLGVNHSMAHKLGAFHHIPHGLANAVILTRVMRYNADPVPTKMGTFPQYTYPHTKERYVECAKYCGVTGKNDDEIFENFLKKIEELKDIIGVKKTIKEYNVDEKYFLDTLDDMCEQAFNDQCTAANPRYPLVREIKELYLDAYYGR
- a CDS encoding YigZ family protein; its protein translation is MEQYQICYIGGEGEIVEKKSRFIAHIAPIDEEQDAMEFIEKIRKQYWDARHNCYAYITKDGKVLRFSDDGEPSQTAGKPMLDVLTGRNIQGICVVVTRYFGGVLLGTGGLVRAYQAAVLAGLEKATICTVYDGILAKWTIEYDSYGKFNYLIETFQVVRPSINYGEKIDILTVMETSTFISFAKKILEESAGKIEPREKESIYFIVVNNEIKMIKK
- a CDS encoding phosphotransferase translates to MDFEEIIVSRKNKTVYRNGNTVVKVFEKGHNKGNIFAEAVNTARMEECGVPAAKVISVGELGDRHAITLERIEGQTLEELMQAHPEKMDEYLNTFVDLQLSIHQKNCLLLTDLKAKYRRMIEGMTDIGDNTKYEILTRLDGMKSHNKICHGDFNPSNVIITKDNKAYVVDWSHTTKGNASADAAMTYLIFALKDQALADKYLGLFSEKSGIEKKNVQIWLSIVAAAQLSKGVEEEAEFLKKWMDVFDFQ
- a CDS encoding prephenate dehydrogenase encodes the protein MKKYTFGFIGFGLIGGSIAKALKNKLPDCTIYAYMRSHIKLEMAKEDGIVDVILDDIDTSFSHCDLIFLCTPVEYNAQYLEKLKPIIHSKCIITDVGSTKSSIHESVKLLGLEKNFIGGHPMAGSEKTGYENSDELLLENAYYILTPTKKTREKDLDTLTALTKLMGAIPFVMDCAEHDKTVATISHLPHLVAAALVNLVKETDNSNGVMKQLAAGGFKDITRIASSSPIMWEQICETNREAILKVLDIYLDSLKKIRDGIKNNIPSTVYQLFEESRSYRNSISDNVRGLISAQYSFSVQVADRPGSISIISAILAANSISIKNIGINHNRELGEGALRIAFYGVEDCHMAAKLLKSYHYNIIERG
- the aroA gene encoding 3-phosphoshikimate 1-carboxyvinyltransferase, which gives rise to MYNTNPLHGELTIPGDKSISHRSVMFASLAKGTSHIKGFLPGADCLSTIHCFRQMGIEIYQEESMVTVTGQGMRGLKKPKSILDCGNSGTTTRLISGILAGQNFTSTLTGDESIQKRPMKRIILPLTQMGASIASLRDNGCAPLQITGRPLHGITYHSPVASAQVKSAILLAGLYAEGETSVIEPSVSRNHTEIMLKAFGADVSCHDTTASVHHTDELFASNIEVPGDISSAAYFIVAALMIPNSDIILHNVGINPTRDGLLRAIEMMGGKIEILSIKNEDTEAIADLHIKSQNLHGATFGGDIIPAMIDEIPALAALACFAEGETIIKDAEELKVKESNRIKVMVEELSKMGAQIEETEDGMIIHGKHPLHSAQIDSHKDHRIAMTFSILSRAIGQDLPIIDKDCVKISYPNFYEHLHSLSS